In Thauera sedimentorum, a single genomic region encodes these proteins:
- a CDS encoding YihY/virulence factor BrkB family protein produces the protein MKYWAQYWFGVLRTAVQRWLGAQVFIHAAALAFFTVFSVAPVVIIAVSIVGLVLGESAAHGEIVRQLESAIGPEAAAAVQTAVAGSRLNDGGLLPTLMGIGAMLFGATTVFAQMQNSLNAIWSVAPRPTRSSLLIYLKGRLLSLTVVLAIGFVLLVSLLLNVVLRAVVVFAQDWLPLPGVVLLALDGVVSLVMVTLLFATIFRVLPDVVLAWRDVWLGAFVTALLFVGGRSLIALYLSTTGAASAYGAAASLVLLLLWVNYSALILLFGAAFTRANVEARGLRIQPRATAVCVHRELVEETPPQD, from the coding sequence ATGAAATACTGGGCGCAATACTGGTTCGGCGTTCTGCGGACGGCCGTGCAGCGCTGGCTGGGCGCGCAGGTGTTCATCCACGCGGCGGCGCTGGCCTTCTTCACGGTGTTTTCGGTGGCGCCGGTAGTGATCATCGCGGTGAGCATCGTCGGCCTGGTGCTGGGCGAAAGTGCCGCCCACGGCGAGATCGTTCGCCAGCTGGAGTCGGCCATCGGGCCGGAAGCGGCGGCGGCGGTGCAAACCGCGGTGGCCGGCAGCCGCCTGAACGACGGCGGCCTGCTGCCCACGCTGATGGGCATCGGCGCGATGCTGTTCGGCGCCACCACGGTGTTCGCGCAGATGCAGAACTCGCTCAACGCGATCTGGAGCGTGGCGCCGCGCCCCACCCGCAGCAGCCTGCTGATCTACCTGAAGGGGCGGCTGCTGTCGCTCACCGTGGTGCTGGCCATCGGCTTCGTGCTGCTGGTGTCGCTGCTGCTCAACGTGGTGCTGCGCGCGGTGGTGGTGTTCGCCCAGGACTGGCTCCCCCTGCCGGGCGTGGTGCTGCTGGCGCTGGACGGGGTGGTGTCCCTGGTGATGGTCACCCTGTTGTTCGCCACCATCTTCCGCGTGCTGCCGGACGTGGTGCTGGCCTGGCGCGACGTGTGGCTGGGCGCCTTCGTCACCGCGCTGCTGTTCGTCGGCGGGCGCTCGCTGATTGCGCTCTACCTGTCGACCACCGGCGCGGCCTCGGCCTACGGCGCGGCGGCCTCGCTGGTGCTGCTCTTGCTGTGGGTGAATTATTCGGCGCTGATCCTGCTGTTCGGCGCCGCCTTCACCCGCGCCAACGTGGAAGCGCGCGGGCTGCGCATACAGCCGCGCGCCACCGCGGTGTGCGTGCATCGCGAACTGGTCGAGGAGACGCCGCCGCAGGACTGA
- a CDS encoding RraA family protein: MINTQIERVDAETVAAYRALLANDSITCLLSDCMGRLNAMSADMRPLFDGIRLVGSAVTVKTLAADLAAAFKAIDLCQPGDVVVIDAHGSVNTAFWGENMTLSALNRGVLGAVIDGACRDVEEIRKLRFPVLCRGIVPNVGAVAGYGEVNVPVQCAGVPVSPGDLVAIDGNGVVVVPRPEAGAVLARAQRLLETEQAVQARLKAGATIGELVDIDAVLRSGFSYQERAAGTPD; encoded by the coding sequence ATGATCAACACACAGATCGAGCGCGTCGATGCGGAGACGGTGGCCGCCTACCGGGCGCTGCTCGCCAACGATTCGATCACCTGCCTGCTGTCGGACTGCATGGGACGCCTCAACGCGATGAGCGCCGACATGCGGCCGCTGTTCGACGGCATCCGCCTGGTGGGCAGCGCGGTCACGGTGAAGACCCTGGCCGCCGACCTGGCCGCGGCCTTCAAGGCGATCGACCTCTGCCAGCCGGGCGACGTGGTGGTGATCGACGCCCACGGCTCGGTCAATACCGCGTTCTGGGGCGAGAACATGACCCTGTCGGCGCTCAACCGTGGCGTGCTCGGCGCGGTGATCGACGGCGCCTGTCGCGACGTGGAGGAGATCCGCAAGCTGCGCTTCCCGGTACTGTGCCGCGGCATCGTGCCGAACGTCGGCGCGGTGGCCGGCTACGGCGAGGTGAACGTGCCGGTGCAGTGCGCCGGCGTGCCGGTGTCGCCCGGGGATCTGGTGGCGATCGACGGCAATGGCGTGGTCGTGGTGCCGCGCCCCGAAGCCGGCGCGGTGCTGGCACGCGCGCAGCGCTTGCTGGAGACGGAACAGGCGGTACAGGCGCGCCTCAAGGCCGGTGCCACCATCGGCGAGTTGGTCGACATCGACGCGGTGCTGCGTAGCGGCTTTTCGTACCAGGAACGGGCCGCAGGCACGCCCGACTGA
- a CDS encoding cytochrome b/b6 domain-containing protein yields MSSNLTPQAVRVWDPFVRIFHWTLVSCVLINYFMLNDGETLHQWLGYLAGALVAARIVWGFIGSEHARFASFMPTPSRLSAHLSRLRAGGHDHHLGHNPLGAVMMLALLALVAAVGVSGFLQTTDAFWGEDWVQELHEVLASVLIGFAAIHGAAAIVMSRLEGVNLVGAMITGVKRTRAPSPLRGRRSAP; encoded by the coding sequence ATGTCTTCGAACCTGACGCCCCAGGCTGTCCGCGTATGGGACCCCTTCGTCCGCATCTTCCACTGGACGCTGGTGAGCTGCGTGCTCATCAACTACTTCATGCTCAACGACGGGGAAACCCTGCACCAGTGGCTGGGTTACCTCGCCGGCGCGCTGGTTGCCGCCCGCATCGTCTGGGGTTTCATCGGCAGCGAGCACGCCCGCTTCGCCAGCTTCATGCCCACCCCGTCACGGTTGTCGGCCCATCTCTCCCGCCTGCGCGCGGGCGGGCACGATCACCATCTTGGCCATAACCCGCTTGGCGCGGTCATGATGCTGGCGCTGCTGGCGCTGGTCGCAGCCGTGGGCGTGAGCGGGTTCCTGCAGACCACCGACGCCTTCTGGGGCGAGGACTGGGTGCAGGAACTGCACGAAGTGCTGGCCAGCGTGCTGATCGGCTTTGCCGCCATCCACGGCGCAGCCGCCATCGTGATGAGCCGGCTGGAGGGCGTGAACCTCGTCGGCGCGATGATCACCGGCGTCAAACGTACCCGCGCCCCGTCTCCATTGCGGGGCCGGCGATCCGCGCCCTGA
- a CDS encoding PepSY domain-containing protein, whose translation MNRILAALSIAILSTSAFAGPSCNAPKEKWMDQDKFKAGLETQGYKIKNFKVTKGNCYEIYGFDKDGKKVEIYFDPETGAELERK comes from the coding sequence ATGAACCGCATTCTCGCCGCCCTGAGCATCGCCATTCTCTCCACCTCCGCGTTCGCCGGCCCGAGCTGCAATGCGCCGAAGGAGAAGTGGATGGATCAGGACAAGTTCAAGGCCGGCCTCGAGACCCAGGGCTACAAGATCAAGAACTTCAAGGTCACCAAGGGCAACTGCTACGAGATCTACGGCTTCGACAAGGATGGCAAGAAGGTGGAGATCTACTTCGACCCGGAAACCGGCGCCGAGCTCGAGCGCAAGTAA
- a CDS encoding transglutaminase-like domain-containing protein gives MNRRNFFKTSALAATLASPLLARAAAPAAAAPFAPSPEAGWRVFEVTTRIEPQAADGVLRAWVPLPSMHEAAWFRPMGNLWQGNAASMQLMRDPVYGAEMLVAEWAPASAAPALEVVSRFAARDRATDFARPAAQPLALPAAQQALYTRATELLPTDGIVGDTAQDITRGLKGDEDKARAIYEWVVDNTFRNPATRGCGIGDIAAMLESGNLSGKCADLNALYVGLARAAGLPARDVYGVRVADSRFGYKSLGKSGDISKGQHCRAEVFLERFGWVPVDPADVRKVVLEEPPGKLALDDPKVLAARKQLFGAWEMNWMAYNDAHDLALPGSQNGPVPYLMYPQGESAAGRLDSLDPAAFRYVLTSREIV, from the coding sequence ATGAACCGTCGCAACTTCTTCAAGACCTCGGCGCTCGCCGCCACCCTGGCCTCGCCCTTGCTCGCCCGCGCCGCTGCGCCCGCCGCTGCCGCGCCCTTCGCCCCCTCGCCGGAGGCCGGCTGGCGGGTGTTCGAAGTCACCACCCGCATCGAGCCGCAGGCCGCCGACGGCGTGCTGCGCGCCTGGGTGCCGCTGCCCTCCATGCACGAAGCCGCATGGTTCCGCCCGATGGGCAACCTGTGGCAGGGCAACGCCGCGTCCATGCAGCTGATGCGCGATCCGGTCTACGGTGCCGAGATGCTGGTCGCCGAATGGGCGCCCGCCAGCGCCGCCCCGGCGCTGGAAGTGGTGAGCCGCTTCGCCGCGCGCGACCGCGCCACCGACTTCGCCCGCCCGGCCGCCCAACCGCTGGCCCTGCCCGCCGCCCAGCAGGCGCTCTACACCCGTGCCACCGAGCTGCTGCCCACCGACGGCATCGTCGGCGACACCGCGCAGGACATCACCCGCGGCCTCAAGGGCGACGAGGATAAGGCCCGCGCGATCTACGAATGGGTCGTGGACAACACCTTCCGCAACCCCGCCACCCGCGGCTGCGGCATCGGCGACATTGCCGCCATGCTGGAATCCGGCAACCTCTCCGGCAAGTGCGCCGACCTCAACGCCCTCTACGTCGGCCTGGCGCGCGCCGCCGGCCTGCCGGCACGCGACGTGTACGGTGTGCGCGTGGCCGACTCGCGCTTTGGCTACAAGAGCCTGGGCAAGAGCGGCGACATCAGCAAGGGCCAGCACTGCCGCGCCGAAGTCTTCCTGGAGCGCTTCGGCTGGGTGCCGGTGGACCCGGCTGACGTGCGCAAGGTGGTGCTGGAAGAGCCCCCCGGCAAGCTCGCCCTGGACGACCCCAAGGTGCTCGCCGCCCGCAAGCAGCTGTTCGGCGCCTGGGAGATGAACTGGATGGCTTACAACGACGCCCACGACCTCGCCCTGCCCGGCAGCCAGAACGGCCCGGTGCCCTACCTGATGTACCCGCAGGGCGAGAGCGCCGCCGGCCGCCTGGACAGCCTGGACCCGGCCGCTTTCCGCTATGTGCTGACCTCGCGCGAGATCGTCTGA
- a CDS encoding TlpA family protein disulfide reductase, whose translation MLRLRRAVLALACWAAMPAAVFAADARPQPVDSLPAAPSALQRVLDGLPGQVVVVNFWASWCEPCRVEMPGLVAFDEAEPGIALVTVAVADRAADIRRFVEDHLLDGLTVVADPDQSIARAWRARMLPTTYVLDARHRPQLRLVGEADWHDPALRARVRALLPNESKGNPQ comes from the coding sequence GTGCTGAGGCTGCGCCGCGCCGTCCTGGCGCTCGCCTGCTGGGCCGCCATGCCGGCCGCAGTGTTCGCCGCCGATGCCCGGCCGCAGCCGGTCGACAGCCTGCCCGCCGCGCCGTCGGCGCTGCAGCGCGTGCTCGACGGCCTGCCCGGCCAGGTGGTGGTGGTGAACTTCTGGGCCAGCTGGTGCGAACCCTGCCGGGTGGAGATGCCCGGCCTGGTCGCCTTCGACGAAGCCGAACCGGGCATCGCCCTGGTCACCGTCGCGGTCGCCGACCGCGCGGCCGACATCCGGCGCTTCGTCGAGGATCACCTGCTCGATGGCCTTACCGTGGTCGCCGACCCGGACCAGTCCATCGCCCGCGCCTGGCGCGCCCGCATGCTGCCCACCACCTATGTGCTCGACGCCCGCCACCGGCCGCAACTGCGCCTGGTCGGCGAGGCCGACTGGCACGACCCCGCGCTGCGCGCGCGGGTGCGTGCCCTGCTGCCAAACGAATCGAAAGGAAACCCGCAATGA